Proteins encoded by one window of Streptomyces sp. NBC_01477:
- a CDS encoding IS110 family transposase — MTAIWAGIDAGKAHHHCVVVDDTGRRLLSRRVANDEPELLRLLADVLALGDEVTWGIDLADGGAALLLDLLLNHGQHTLYIPGMAVSRASEGYRGEGKTDAKDAAVIADQARIRRDLQPLRPGDELVTELKILTVHRRDLTDDRTRVINRLRGRLTGIFPALERALDLTNAGPLVLLTGYQTAAAIRRTGVRRLETWLRNRKVRGAAQLAQAAMEAAESQHTSVTGEKPTAQLVHTLAKEVMRLNEQVGEIDKLIEARFREHKNAEVIASMPGIGPLLGAEFLAATGGDMTAFATPDRLAGFAGVAPAPRDSGKISGNLHRPKRYSRSLQRVFYTSALISIRYCEESRRFYDRKRAEGKRHTQAVLALARRRVNVLWALLRDGRCYESIPPVTTAA; from the coding sequence GTGACCGCGATCTGGGCCGGTATCGACGCCGGCAAGGCCCACCACCACTGCGTGGTGGTCGACGATACCGGCAGACGGCTGCTGTCCCGCCGGGTGGCCAACGACGAACCGGAGCTGCTCAGACTTCTGGCCGATGTCCTCGCCCTGGGCGACGAGGTCACCTGGGGCATCGACCTGGCCGACGGTGGTGCCGCTCTGCTGCTTGACCTGCTGCTCAATCACGGCCAGCACACGCTCTACATCCCCGGCATGGCCGTCAGCCGGGCCTCCGAGGGCTACCGAGGTGAGGGCAAGACCGATGCCAAGGACGCCGCGGTCATCGCCGACCAGGCCCGGATCCGGCGGGACCTGCAACCTCTGCGGCCCGGGGACGAGCTGGTCACCGAGCTGAAGATCCTCACCGTTCACCGCCGTGACCTCACCGACGACCGCACCCGCGTGATCAACCGGCTGCGGGGCCGTCTCACTGGCATTTTCCCGGCCCTTGAACGAGCCCTGGACCTGACCAACGCCGGTCCCCTCGTCCTGCTCACCGGCTACCAGACCGCGGCGGCCATCCGCCGGACCGGTGTCCGTCGACTGGAGACCTGGCTGCGCAATCGCAAGGTTCGCGGGGCCGCCCAACTGGCCCAGGCCGCCATGGAAGCCGCCGAGAGCCAGCACACCAGCGTGACCGGGGAGAAGCCGACCGCCCAGCTCGTCCACACCCTGGCGAAAGAGGTGATGCGCCTCAACGAGCAGGTCGGCGAGATCGACAAGCTCATCGAGGCCCGGTTTCGCGAGCACAAGAACGCCGAGGTGATCGCAAGCATGCCCGGCATCGGCCCCCTGCTGGGCGCCGAGTTCCTTGCCGCCACCGGGGGAGACATGACCGCCTTCGCCACCCCGGACCGTCTCGCCGGGTTCGCCGGCGTCGCCCCGGCTCCCCGCGACTCGGGGAAGATCAGTGGCAATCTGCACCGGCCGAAGAGATACAGCCGCAGCCTTCAACGCGTCTTCTACACGTCCGCGTTGATCAGCATCCGCTACTGCGAGGAGTCCCGGCGCTTCTACGACCGCAAGCGCGCCGAGGGCAAACGGCACACTCAGGCTGTCCTCGCTCTCGCCCGCCGCCGCGTCAACGTCCTGTGGGCCTTGCTGCGTGACGGACGGTGCTATGAATCCATACCACCCGTCACGACAGCGGCTTGA
- a CDS encoding GNAT family N-acetyltransferase, which translates to MSDVVIRRAEFDDAPALAAMRWRFKVEDSGDGVPRGEEEFTAECEQWLRSRMAGLWRVWVAEVGGRPCGHVFVCLVEKVPSPYPGSDTLGYVTNFYVVPEQRNRGLGRALLDEVTGYARAHGLDTLIVWPSERSAPLYRRCGFDGPGELLEQPIAPS; encoded by the coding sequence ATGAGTGACGTTGTTATCCGTCGGGCCGAGTTCGATGACGCGCCCGCGCTGGCAGCCATGCGCTGGCGGTTCAAGGTGGAGGACAGCGGAGATGGAGTCCCCAGGGGTGAAGAGGAGTTCACCGCCGAGTGCGAGCAGTGGCTGCGTTCCCGGATGGCCGGGCTGTGGCGGGTCTGGGTCGCGGAAGTGGGTGGCCGTCCCTGTGGTCACGTGTTCGTGTGTCTCGTGGAGAAGGTCCCGAGTCCCTACCCGGGCTCCGACACCCTCGGCTACGTGACGAACTTCTATGTCGTCCCTGAACAGCGCAATCGCGGCCTGGGCAGGGCCTTGCTCGACGAGGTGACCGGCTATGCGCGCGCTCACGGCCTGGATACGTTGATCGTGTGGCCGTCCGAGCGCAGCGCGCCGCTGTACCGGCGCTGCGGGTTCGACGGACCGGGTGAACTCCTCGAACAGCCCATCGCGCCCAGCTGA
- a CDS encoding DNA-formamidopyrimidine glycosylase family protein, with translation MPEGDTVWLTAQRLHAALAGRALVRAELRVPQLATVQLVGRQVLEVVPRGKHLLTRLEGDWTLHSHLRMDGAWHLYAPGERWRGGAEHQVRAVLGNEERTAVGYRLPVLALLPTAEEQQVVGHLGPDLLGPGWDPAAALARLAVEADRPLGEALLDQRNLAGIGNVYVAELCFLRGVTPWTPFGEVAAPEKLVTLAKRLLEANKGRPGHVTTGDTRRGRTHWVYDRAHRPCLRCGTQVKVGEHGPEGQRRVAYWCPRCQRGPGPSQ, from the coding sequence GTGCCTGAAGGAGACACGGTCTGGCTGACCGCCCAGCGGTTGCACGCGGCGCTGGCGGGGCGGGCGCTGGTGCGGGCGGAGCTGCGCGTGCCGCAGTTGGCGACAGTACAGCTCGTGGGGCGGCAGGTGCTGGAGGTCGTACCGCGGGGCAAGCACCTGCTGACGCGGCTGGAGGGTGACTGGACACTGCACTCGCATCTGCGGATGGACGGTGCCTGGCACCTCTACGCGCCCGGGGAGCGGTGGCGGGGCGGGGCGGAGCACCAGGTGCGGGCGGTGCTGGGGAACGAGGAGAGGACCGCGGTCGGATACCGGCTGCCGGTGCTCGCGTTGCTGCCCACGGCGGAGGAGCAGCAGGTGGTCGGCCATCTCGGGCCCGATCTGCTGGGGCCGGGGTGGGACCCGGCCGCGGCGCTGGCCAGGCTGGCGGTGGAGGCGGACCGACCGCTGGGTGAGGCGCTGCTCGACCAGCGCAATCTCGCCGGGATCGGCAATGTCTACGTGGCCGAGCTGTGTTTTCTGCGCGGGGTGACCCCGTGGACGCCGTTCGGGGAGGTGGCCGCCCCCGAGAAGCTGGTGACGCTGGCCAAACGGCTGCTGGAGGCCAACAAGGGCCGCCCCGGCCATGTGACCACCGGGGACACGCGGCGCGGCCGTACGCACTGGGTGTACGACCGGGCGCACCGGCCGTGCCTGCGCTGCGGCACCCAGGTCAAGGTCGGCGAGCACGGCCCTGAGGGGCAGCGGCGGGTGGCGTACTGGTGTCCGCGGTGCCAGCGCGGGCCGGGGCCGAGCCAGTAG
- a CDS encoding Dps family protein: MSVVKSPLSEPDRKSVGDALQGALVDLIDLSLLAKQVHWNVVGPRFRSVHLQLDEVVDSARTHSDTVAERASAIGVTPDGRAGTVSKTSGIDTVTDGWVKDNEVVEIMVAALDSLITRMRERIELTDKPDPVTQDILIGLTADLEKFHWMFQAENV; the protein is encoded by the coding sequence ATGAGTGTCGTGAAGAGCCCGCTGTCCGAACCTGACCGCAAGTCCGTGGGAGACGCGCTTCAGGGCGCGCTGGTCGACCTGATCGACCTGTCACTGCTGGCCAAGCAGGTGCACTGGAATGTGGTGGGCCCGCGCTTCCGGTCCGTGCACCTCCAGCTCGACGAGGTCGTCGACAGTGCCAGGACCCACTCCGACACCGTCGCGGAACGTGCCTCGGCGATCGGCGTGACGCCGGACGGCCGGGCCGGGACGGTCTCCAAGACCAGCGGCATCGACACGGTGACCGACGGCTGGGTCAAGGACAACGAGGTCGTCGAGATCATGGTCGCCGCGCTGGACTCCCTCATCACCCGGATGCGGGAGCGCATCGAGCTGACGGACAAGCCGGACCCCGTCACCCAGGACATCCTGATCGGCCTCACCGCCGATCTTGAGAAGTTCCACTGGATGTTCCAGGCCGAGAACGTCTGA
- a CDS encoding helix-turn-helix domain-containing protein: MILLRRLLGDVLRRQRQRQGRTLREVSSSARVSLGYLSEVERGQKEASSELLSAICDALDVPMSEVMREVSDDLSLAELAQSAASEATAAPMRPLLGTVTSVTSVTSTPDERITIKAPKKSAEAVDVVAA, encoded by the coding sequence ATGATTCTGCTCCGTCGCCTGCTGGGTGACGTGCTGCGTCGGCAGCGCCAGCGCCAGGGCCGCACCCTGCGCGAGGTCTCCTCGTCCGCCCGGGTTTCACTCGGCTATCTGTCGGAGGTCGAGAGGGGGCAGAAGGAGGCGTCCTCCGAACTGCTCTCCGCGATCTGCGACGCCCTGGACGTACCGATGTCCGAGGTGATGCGAGAAGTCAGCGACGATCTGTCGCTCGCCGAGCTGGCACAGTCCGCGGCGTCCGAGGCCACTGCCGCACCGATGCGGCCGCTGCTCGGCACAGTCACATCGGTCACGTCCGTCACGTCCACCCCGGACGAACGGATCACCATCAAGGCACCGAAGAAGTCCGCGGAAGCCGTGGACGTCGTCGCCGCCTGA
- a CDS encoding CinA family protein — protein MTGGGDTAAEVLRLLERRGGTLAVAESLTGGLLAAELTAVPGASRSFRGSVTAYATALKHELLGVDGTLLAERGAVDAQVAREMAEGVRRRLGADWGAATTGVAGPDPQDGRPVGTVFVAVAGPGGFSEVAALLLAGDRTAIRRASVAAVLDLLLEQLQKASE, from the coding sequence ATGACGGGCGGTGGCGACACCGCCGCTGAGGTGCTGCGGCTGCTGGAGCGGCGCGGCGGGACGCTGGCGGTCGCGGAATCGCTGACCGGCGGTCTGCTGGCCGCGGAGCTGACCGCGGTGCCCGGCGCGTCCCGGAGCTTCCGCGGCTCGGTGACGGCGTACGCCACCGCGCTCAAGCACGAGCTGCTGGGCGTGGACGGGACGCTGCTGGCCGAACGGGGCGCAGTGGATGCACAAGTGGCGCGCGAAATGGCCGAGGGCGTACGCCGTCGCCTCGGCGCGGACTGGGGCGCCGCCACCACAGGAGTGGCAGGTCCCGACCCGCAGGACGGCCGGCCGGTGGGCACCGTTTTCGTGGCGGTGGCCGGTCCTGGCGGGTTCTCCGAGGTCGCGGCGCTGCTGCTGGCCGGGGACCGTACGGCGATCCGCCGGGCGTCGGTGGCGGCCGTGCTCGATCTGCTCCTCGAACAGCTGCAGAAGGCTTCCGAATAA
- the pgsA gene encoding CDP-diacylglycerol--glycerol-3-phosphate 3-phosphatidyltransferase, producing MSGAPAPAESPSPSSSSASGAASSAAAGSGATVAPDALVHPAAGVDHAADPVAPKAGLWNIANLLTMTRLVLVPGFVLLLVHDDGNDPKWRSFAWAAFAIAMITDLFDGELARRYGLVTDFGKIADPIADKAIMGAALVGLSALGDLPWWVTAVILFRELGITLMRFWVIRHGVIPASRGGKLKTLTQGVAVGMYILVLTGPLASTRAWLMGLAVLLTVVTGFDYVRQAVVLRRAGLAAERALSREVAAAASGAALASGTVVASGAGAARGSDADGSEVGGSGAGGSDAEGRGADAPGSGGPEQGV from the coding sequence ATGAGCGGAGCCCCCGCGCCGGCCGAGTCCCCCTCGCCGTCCTCGTCGTCGGCTTCCGGCGCGGCTTCCTCGGCCGCCGCCGGTTCGGGCGCCACGGTGGCGCCCGACGCGCTCGTCCACCCGGCGGCGGGCGTCGACCACGCGGCCGACCCGGTGGCGCCGAAGGCCGGCCTGTGGAATATCGCCAACCTGCTGACGATGACCCGGCTGGTGCTGGTCCCCGGCTTCGTGCTGCTGCTGGTCCACGACGACGGGAACGACCCGAAGTGGCGCTCCTTCGCCTGGGCCGCGTTCGCCATCGCGATGATCACCGACCTCTTCGACGGCGAGCTGGCCCGGCGCTACGGGCTGGTCACCGACTTCGGCAAGATCGCCGACCCGATCGCGGACAAGGCGATCATGGGGGCGGCCCTGGTCGGGCTGTCCGCGCTGGGCGACCTGCCGTGGTGGGTCACCGCCGTGATCCTCTTCCGCGAGCTGGGCATCACGCTCATGCGCTTCTGGGTGATCAGACACGGGGTGATCCCGGCGAGCCGCGGGGGCAAGCTCAAGACGCTCACCCAGGGCGTCGCGGTGGGCATGTACATCCTGGTGCTGACCGGTCCGCTGGCCAGCACCCGCGCCTGGCTGATGGGCCTCGCGGTGCTGCTCACGGTGGTGACCGGGTTCGACTACGTACGGCAGGCCGTCGTGCTGCGGCGGGCCGGTCTCGCGGCCGAGCGGGCGCTGTCGCGGGAGGTGGCGGCGGCCGCGTCCGGGGCGGCGCTTGCCTCCGGGACGGTGGTCGCCTCCGGCGCGGGGGCGGCTAGAGGGTCGGACGCCGACGGGTCGGAGGTTGGCGGGTCGGGTGCCGGCGGTTCGGACGCGGAGGGGCGGGGCGCGGACGCGCCGGGCTCGGGCGGGCCGGAGCAGGGCGTATGA
- the rimO gene encoding 30S ribosomal protein S12 methylthiotransferase RimO, with product MPETRTVALVTLGCARNEVDSEELAGRLAADGWQLVEDAADADVAVVNTCGFVEAAKKDSVDALLEANDLKDRGRTQAVVAVGCMAERYGKELADALPEADGVLGFDDYTDISERLRTILAGGVHAPHTPRDRRKLLPISPADRQASTVALPGHSQEGRPNGGGSAAGEPASVDPGSVDPGSVDPGSVDPGSVDPGPGGTSAAAGGRAVDLADLPAGVAPASGPRAPLRRRLDSGPVASVKLASGCDRRCTFCAIPSFRGSFISRRPSDVLGETRWLATQGVTEVMLVSENNTSYGKDLGDIRLLETLLPELAAVDGIERVRVSYLQPAEMRPGLIDALTSTPGVVPYFDLSFQHSAPAVLRAMRRFGDTDRFLDLLGAIRAKAPQAGVRSNFIVGFPGETEDDLAELERFLSAARLDAIGVFGYSDEDGTEAAGYDGKLDDDVIAARLARVSRLAEELTAQRAEERLGDTVRVLVEAVDEETGEVTGRADHQAPETDGQVVLVPADEAWQARPGTFVTAKVIGTQGVDLVAEPLGGADSVGAQGTPVAEAAMAGPAVVGR from the coding sequence ATGCCCGAAACCCGTACCGTCGCCCTTGTCACGCTCGGATGCGCCCGTAACGAAGTGGACTCGGAAGAGCTTGCCGGCCGGCTGGCGGCGGACGGCTGGCAGCTCGTCGAGGACGCCGCGGACGCCGACGTGGCGGTCGTCAACACCTGCGGCTTCGTCGAGGCGGCCAAGAAGGACTCCGTGGACGCCCTCCTCGAGGCCAACGACCTCAAGGACCGCGGCCGCACCCAGGCCGTCGTCGCCGTCGGCTGCATGGCGGAGCGGTACGGCAAGGAACTGGCCGACGCGCTCCCGGAGGCCGACGGCGTGCTCGGCTTCGACGACTACACCGACATCTCCGAGCGGCTGCGGACGATCCTGGCCGGCGGCGTCCACGCCCCGCACACCCCGCGCGACCGGCGCAAGCTGCTGCCGATCAGCCCGGCGGACCGCCAGGCGTCAACGGTGGCGCTGCCCGGTCACTCCCAGGAGGGACGCCCGAACGGCGGCGGGTCCGCCGCGGGCGAACCTGCGTCGGTCGATCCCGGGTCGGTCGATCCCGGGTCGGTCGATCCCGGGTCGGTCGATCCCGGGTCGGTCGATCCCGGTCCGGGCGGGACGTCCGCGGCGGCCGGGGGAAGAGCCGTGGACCTCGCCGACCTGCCGGCGGGCGTCGCACCCGCGTCGGGGCCGCGCGCCCCGCTGCGGCGCCGGCTGGACTCCGGGCCTGTCGCCTCCGTGAAGCTCGCCTCCGGCTGCGACCGGCGCTGCACCTTCTGCGCGATCCCCTCCTTCCGCGGCTCCTTCATCTCCCGCCGCCCCTCCGACGTCCTCGGCGAGACCCGCTGGCTGGCCACCCAGGGCGTCACGGAGGTCATGCTGGTCAGCGAGAACAACACCTCCTACGGCAAGGACCTCGGCGACATCCGCCTGCTGGAGACGCTGCTGCCGGAACTGGCGGCGGTCGACGGCATCGAGCGGGTCCGGGTCAGCTACCTTCAGCCCGCCGAGATGCGCCCGGGGCTCATCGACGCGCTGACCTCCACGCCCGGCGTGGTGCCGTACTTCGACCTGTCCTTCCAGCACTCGGCCCCCGCGGTGCTGCGGGCGATGCGGCGCTTCGGCGACACCGACCGCTTCCTGGACCTGCTCGGCGCGATCCGGGCCAAGGCGCCGCAGGCCGGCGTGCGGTCCAACTTCATCGTGGGCTTCCCCGGCGAGACCGAGGACGACCTGGCCGAGCTGGAGCGCTTCCTGAGCGCCGCCCGGCTGGACGCGATCGGCGTGTTCGGCTACTCCGACGAGGACGGCACCGAGGCGGCCGGCTACGACGGCAAGCTGGACGACGACGTCATCGCCGCGCGGCTGGCCCGAGTCTCCCGGCTCGCCGAGGAGCTGACCGCCCAGCGCGCCGAGGAACGCCTCGGGGACACCGTGCGGGTGCTGGTCGAGGCGGTGGACGAGGAGACCGGCGAGGTGACCGGCCGCGCCGACCACCAGGCGCCGGAGACGGACGGCCAGGTCGTGCTGGTGCCGGCCGACGAGGCCTGGCAGGCGCGGCCGGGGACGTTCGTGACGGCGAAGGTGATCGGGACGCAGGGCGTCGACCTGGTGGCGGAACCGCTGGGCGGGGCGGACTCCGTCGGCGCCCAGGGCACTCCGGTCGCCGAGGCGGCCATGGCCGGGCCGGCGGTGGTGGGCAGATGA
- a CDS encoding helix-turn-helix domain-containing protein, with translation MSLGNTPTEDRPSVGHALSQARIAAGLTVDQVSTATRVRVPIVQSIEQDDFSRCGGDVYARGHIRNLARTVGLDPEPLIAQYAAEHGTEIAPAPVAPLYSAERIRSEPRRPNWTAAMVAAIVAVIGFVGYTAFTGGDDGNGAKADPAPPTPSSSTTPTSTPGTQAPSADPTGSAIAAAPPGKVTVKLSAEGGVSWVQATDHNGKRLFQGSLKKGDSQTFTDDKKLKLVVGNAGAVQLFVNGKDLGAAGSDGQVVRLTYTPGDPTQG, from the coding sequence GTGTCCCTCGGCAACACGCCCACCGAAGATCGGCCTTCGGTCGGTCATGCCCTCTCTCAGGCCCGCATCGCCGCCGGGCTCACCGTCGACCAGGTCAGCACCGCCACCCGGGTGCGCGTCCCCATCGTGCAGTCGATCGAGCAGGACGACTTCTCCCGCTGCGGCGGCGACGTCTACGCCCGCGGCCACATCCGCAACCTGGCCCGCACGGTGGGACTCGACCCCGAGCCGCTGATCGCGCAATATGCGGCCGAGCACGGTACGGAGATCGCTCCCGCGCCCGTCGCGCCGCTCTACTCGGCCGAGCGGATCCGGTCCGAGCCGCGCCGGCCCAACTGGACCGCGGCCATGGTCGCGGCGATCGTCGCGGTCATCGGTTTCGTCGGCTACACCGCCTTCACCGGGGGAGACGACGGGAACGGCGCGAAGGCCGACCCCGCGCCGCCGACCCCGAGCAGCAGCACGACGCCCACCAGCACCCCGGGTACGCAGGCGCCGAGCGCCGATCCGACGGGCAGTGCCATCGCGGCCGCCCCGCCCGGCAAGGTCACCGTCAAGCTCAGCGCCGAGGGCGGCGTCAGCTGGGTCCAGGCCACCGACCACAACGGCAAGCGGCTCTTCCAGGGCTCGCTCAAGAAGGGCGACTCGCAGACCTTCACCGACGACAAGAAGCTCAAGCTCGTCGTCGGCAACGCGGGTGCGGTGCAGCTCTTCGTCAACGGCAAGGACCTCGGCGCGGCCGGCAGCGACGGCCAGGTCGTCCGCCTGACGTACACGCCCGGCGACCCGACCCAGGGCTAG
- a CDS encoding DNA translocase FtsK — protein MAPRTSGTAKKAPAKPAAKKSAARKPAAKGAAARPPAKKAAAAPRAAPVPVPSPTSGVYRMFRAVWLGLAHTVGALFRGIGRGARGLDPAHRKDGLGLLLIGLTLVVAAGTWSNLHGPVGDLVEIVVTGAFGRLDLLVPLLLGAVSVRIMRHPEQPEANGRIVIGLSALVIGTLGLIHVACGSPTRSEGATALRDAGGLIGWAAASPLVYTVGAVLAAPLLLLFTLFGLLVVTATPVNAVPQRLRAAGTRLGLYAAPPELDAVPLEDFFDADEPAGTRDAEDESPVRRLPRRLGKAQDEPYDMDSDLGAEGVQADDEPKPRRRPRRRPEGLPGTAQAAGSDAVDVAAAAAAALDGAVLHGLQPSPLVADLSSGIRKPVPAARAEEDTGSGVPDLTKHTADPGDPLPPRAEQLQLSGDITYALPSLDLLERGGPGRTRSAANDAVVASLSQVFKEFKVDAVVTGFTRGPTVTRYEVELGAAVKVERITALAKNIAYSVASPDIRIISPIPGKSAVGIEIPNSDREMVNLGDVLRSAEAAGEDHPMTVALGKDVEGGYVMANLAKMPHVLVAGATGSGKSSCINCLITSVMARATPDEVRMVLVDPKRVELTAYEGIPHLITPIITNPKRAAEALQWVVREMDLRYDDLAAYGFRHIDDFNAAVRSGKARTPEGSERELTPYPYLLVIVDELADLMMVAPRDVEDSIVRITQLARAAGIHLVLATQRPSVDVVTGLIKANVPSRLAFATSSLADSRVILDQPGAEKLIGKGDGLFLPMGANKPIRMQGAFVTEDEVAKVVDHCKAQLTPAYRTDVTVGSGPKKEIDEEIGDDLDLLCQAAELVVSTQFGSTSMLQRKLRVGFAKAGRLMDLMESRGIVGPSEGSKARDVMVKADELDGVLSEIRGGA, from the coding sequence ATGGCCCCACGTACGTCCGGCACCGCCAAGAAAGCCCCGGCGAAGCCGGCGGCCAAGAAGTCCGCCGCGAGGAAGCCCGCGGCCAAGGGCGCCGCCGCCAGACCGCCCGCCAAGAAGGCGGCAGCGGCGCCCAGAGCCGCGCCCGTACCGGTCCCTTCGCCGACCAGCGGCGTCTACCGCATGTTCCGGGCGGTGTGGCTCGGCCTGGCACACACCGTCGGCGCGCTCTTCCGCGGTATAGGGCGCGGCGCCCGCGGCCTGGACCCCGCCCACCGCAAGGACGGCCTCGGCCTGCTGCTGATCGGCCTGACCCTGGTGGTCGCGGCCGGCACCTGGTCCAATCTGCACGGCCCGGTCGGCGACCTGGTCGAGATAGTGGTCACCGGCGCCTTCGGCCGGCTCGACCTGCTGGTGCCGCTGCTGCTCGGCGCGGTCTCCGTCCGTATCATGCGGCACCCGGAGCAGCCCGAGGCCAACGGCCGGATCGTGATCGGCCTGTCCGCACTCGTCATCGGCACCCTCGGCCTGATCCATGTGGCCTGCGGCTCGCCGACCCGCAGCGAGGGGGCCACCGCGCTGCGGGACGCCGGCGGCCTGATCGGCTGGGCCGCCGCCTCCCCGCTGGTCTACACCGTCGGCGCGGTCCTCGCCGCTCCGCTGCTGCTGCTCTTCACGCTCTTCGGGCTGCTCGTCGTCACCGCCACCCCGGTCAACGCCGTACCGCAGCGGCTGCGGGCCGCCGGCACCAGGCTCGGCCTGTACGCCGCGCCGCCGGAGCTCGACGCCGTACCGCTGGAGGACTTCTTCGACGCCGACGAGCCGGCCGGTACGCGGGACGCGGAGGACGAGTCGCCGGTACGCCGGCTGCCGCGCAGGCTCGGCAAGGCGCAGGACGAGCCGTACGACATGGACAGCGACCTCGGCGCGGAAGGGGTCCAGGCCGACGACGAGCCCAAGCCGCGGCGCCGGCCCCGCCGCAGGCCCGAGGGCCTGCCCGGCACCGCGCAGGCCGCCGGGTCCGACGCGGTGGACGTGGCCGCGGCAGCCGCCGCGGCGCTGGACGGCGCCGTCCTGCACGGGCTGCAGCCGTCGCCGCTGGTCGCCGACCTCAGCAGCGGCATCAGGAAGCCGGTGCCCGCCGCCCGCGCCGAGGAGGACACCGGCTCGGGCGTCCCCGACCTCACCAAGCACACCGCGGACCCGGGCGACCCGCTGCCGCCGCGCGCCGAGCAGTTGCAGCTGTCCGGCGACATCACCTACGCGCTGCCCTCGCTCGACCTGCTGGAGCGCGGCGGCCCCGGGCGCACCCGCAGCGCCGCCAACGACGCGGTGGTCGCCTCGCTGTCCCAGGTCTTCAAGGAATTCAAGGTCGACGCGGTCGTCACCGGCTTCACCCGCGGCCCGACCGTCACCCGCTACGAGGTGGAGCTGGGCGCCGCGGTCAAGGTCGAGCGGATCACCGCGCTGGCCAAGAACATCGCCTACTCGGTCGCCAGCCCCGACATCAGGATCATCAGCCCGATCCCCGGCAAGTCCGCGGTCGGCATCGAGATCCCCAACAGCGACCGCGAGATGGTCAACCTCGGCGATGTGCTGCGCTCGGCGGAGGCCGCGGGCGAGGACCACCCGATGACGGTGGCGCTCGGCAAGGACGTCGAGGGCGGCTACGTGATGGCCAACCTCGCCAAGATGCCGCACGTGCTGGTCGCGGGCGCCACCGGCTCCGGCAAGTCGTCCTGCATCAACTGCCTGATCACCTCGGTGATGGCCCGCGCCACCCCGGACGAGGTCCGCATGGTGCTGGTCGACCCCAAGCGCGTCGAGCTGACCGCGTACGAGGGCATCCCGCACCTGATCACCCCGATCATCACCAACCCCAAGCGCGCCGCGGAAGCCCTCCAGTGGGTGGTGCGCGAGATGGACCTGCGCTACGACGACCTGGCCGCGTACGGCTTCCGGCACATCGACGACTTCAACGCCGCCGTACGCTCGGGCAAGGCCAGGACTCCGGAGGGCAGCGAGCGCGAGCTGACGCCGTACCCGTATCTGCTGGTCATCGTCGACGAGCTGGCCGACCTGATGATGGTCGCGCCGCGCGACGTCGAGGACTCGATCGTCCGGATCACCCAGCTGGCCAGGGCCGCCGGCATCCACCTGGTGCTGGCCACCCAGCGGCCGAGCGTCGACGTGGTCACCGGGCTGATCAAGGCCAATGTGCCGTCCCGGCTGGCCTTCGCGACCTCCTCGCTCGCCGACAGCCGGGTCATCCTCGACCAGCCGGGCGCCGAGAAGCTGATCGGAAAAGGCGACGGCCTGTTTCTGCCGATGGGCGCGAACAAGCCGATCCGGATGCAGGGCGCCTTCGTCACCGAGGACGAGGTCGCCAAGGTCGTCGACCACTGCAAGGCCCAGCTCACCCCGGCGTACCGCACCGACGTCACCGTCGGCAGCGGCCCGAAGAAGGAGATCGACGAGGAGATCGGTGACGACCTGGACCTTTTGTGCCAGGCCGCGGAGCTGGTGGTCTCCACCCAGTTCGGCTCGACCTCGATGCTCCAGCGCAAGCTGCGTGTGGGATTCGCCAAGGCGGGCAGGCTGATGGACCTGATGGAGTCGCGCGGCATCGTCGGCCCCAGCGAGGGTTCGAAGGCGCGCGACGTGATGGTGAAGGCGGACGAGCTGGACGGCGTGCTGTCCGAGATCCGCGGCGGGGCCTGA
- a CDS encoding response regulator has translation MVQKAKILLVDDRPENLLALEAILSALDQTLVRASSGEEALKALLTDDFAVILLDVQMPGMDGFETAAHIKRRERTRDIPIIFLTAINHGPHHTFRGYAAGAVDYISKPFDPWVLRAKVSVFVDLYMKNCQLREQAGLLRLQLEQGLPSGAEANGSKEPAGLLAELSARLAAVEEQAEALSKQLGESADAAAVATAAHLERKLTGLRRALDALEPGSSGGIVRQATGD, from the coding sequence ATGGTGCAGAAGGCCAAGATCCTCCTGGTCGATGACCGGCCGGAGAATCTGCTGGCGCTGGAGGCCATTCTCTCGGCGCTCGATCAGACTCTGGTCAGGGCATCGTCCGGGGAGGAAGCGCTCAAAGCGCTGCTCACCGATGATTTCGCGGTGATCCTGCTCGATGTCCAGATGCCGGGCATGGACGGGTTCGAGACCGCGGCACACATCAAGCGGCGGGAGCGGACCCGGGACATCCCGATCATCTTCCTCACCGCGATCAACCACGGCCCGCACCACACCTTCCGGGGTTACGCGGCGGGCGCGGTCGACTACATCTCCAAGCCCTTCGACCCGTGGGTACTGCGGGCCAAGGTTTCGGTCTTCGTCGACCTGTACATGAAGAACTGCCAGCTGCGCGAACAGGCCGGACTGCTGCGGCTGCAACTGGAACAGGGTCTGCCCTCCGGGGCGGAGGCCAACGGCTCGAAGGAGCCCGCGGGTCTGCTGGCGGAACTGTCCGCCCGGCTCGCGGCCGTCGAGGAGCAGGCCGAGGCGCTGAGCAAACAGCTCGGCGAGTCCGCGGACGCGGCGGCCGTGGCGACCGCGGCCCACCTGGAGCGGAAGCTGACCGGCCTGCGCCGGGCGCTGGACGCGCTGGAGCCGGGCAGCAGCGGGGGTATCGTGCGGCAGGCCACCGGGGACTGA